The Ursus arctos isolate Adak ecotype North America unplaced genomic scaffold, UrsArc2.0 scaffold_25, whole genome shotgun sequence DNA segment AGACGTCACTTCCGGCCGCCTGCGGGACGGAGGAGCGAGGGGCCGCCGGGGGCTGAGTAGGTCCGCGCTGCGGGGACCTGCCGGGGTTTTGGCTGGAGCCCTGCGGGTCTTGGGACGTTCTCTAGGGGCTTTGTGTCCGGATGCGCCAAGTGGGGTTAAGGGGGTGTGTGGCGGTCCAGCCGGCCTCGTGTCCACCTGCTGGTCCACCCGGCCGGGCTTGCGGCGGTCACGCGCTGTcgccggcgggcgggcgggaggCCCTCGGGGCCTCGCTGCGCCCTCGGCTCCTCTTGCGAGGGCCCCCAGGCGACCTCCGTGCTTCAAGCCCCCGAAAACGGAACCGCTGCCCGATGGGCAACCCCACTCGTGAGTCTAGGGAGGAGGCGTGATCCCTGTGGGGTCAGATCGTGCAGCCCTCTTCGCAGGGGCCAGGACGCGGAGCTGCCCGCCGCCGTCCTGCCCGGATGTCCTGCCCGCATGACCGCCGAAGGACGGCGCGGCCGGAGCGGGCATCCAGGGCACTGTCGTTCAGCCACGGAAAAGGAAGGACGTTTGCAGAACATGCAGGAACCTGGAGGGCGTTATGCGAAGTGGAGTAAATCAGAGAAGGACAGATACTGGACGATCTCACTAAGACGTGCATTCTCAAATCGTCAGACTCCCAGAAACAGCAGATGGTGGTTGCGGTGGAATGGGGCtgggtgggaagtggggagatgCTGGTCAGAGGTGGACCCGCTGTGCGGCATGATGACCCTGGTTAACAACACTGCTGCTCAGAGGTTGCTGAGAGAGGAGACCTAACTGTTCTCAGCATAACAGCAGCAACGAGAGGATGGGGTGAGGAATGTGGTAACTGACCTCCTTGTGGTAGAGATTGTGCTCTGTGCGTGTATCCGATCGTCACACCGAACACTGTAAACTCCCACAGCGTTCCATGTCAGTCATGTCTCAGTGCTAGGAAGTAGTTAATTACCTCCCTCAAGACCttacctccaaatacagtcacattacGAGGTACTGAAAATTGGGACAAAATGGGAATCGAAGGGGGATGCAATTCAGCCTGTCAAATGCCAAGCTCTGCACTAGGCTCTCGGAGTGGTGTTGAGTACAGTCAGTAGGGTCCCTCCCCCTGGTGGGACAAATGTCACAAAAGGGGAAGGACACCTGCCCTGCCGGCCCTGGTGAGGAAGCTGGTGCCAGGGAAGAATCATCGTCCCTGGAAGTTGGtcttttctgtaaaatgctaCAGATACCCGGAGGACACTGCCCGCGGCTGCCTCAAGATTTTGTCTAGAGGTAGAAGAAAATCAACAACTTGTCTTCGAGTGAAGGATTTAGCAGCCACTGCGAGACAGAGGTTTGAGAGCCTTTGTTGCAGCTGATTTAAAGTGCAGGTTAGCCTTACAAAGCCACACTTGTAGCGTTTTATGCAGAACgaaatgatttctctttcttttgaaaaatgcctgTCCCAGTTGACTGTCAAAGGCGTGCATCTCTGCTGTGGCAAGACACGGCCAGAGGGCCATCTCATATGAGAAGCGTGTGGGGTCCAGTGTCATTGAGGGGGTGGCACCTCTTTCTGGAAGAACCTACCCCTGCTTGGGGCTCTCCTCCCATCCCTCTCGCCGGCTTGGAAGGAAACTCAAAGAACAGTTTCTGCTGGTGCTTCTCACCCCTGCCTTCAAGCATCTGTGCTCCTCACTGACTGGAAGGCCCAGGGAAGCTGGTCGTAGCCCGTTTTCCTGGCTTCTTTCGTATCACTCTAGACTGTTCCGGGCACCGTTTGGAGCAGTTCGCTAGTGTGCGTGGAGTCACAGGAGTTTCAGAATTGAGCCTGCTCACTAAAGACGCTGTCACATGGTTCGCATCTCTGTGGTGTGAGCCAGCCGGACTGGAGCCCACTGGACCCGTGTGGCCCTTGGAAAGCAAGCCCCGTGGGCACTCGACCCATTTCCATGAGCCCAGATGCCACTGTCATGTTACAGGGCTGGGACTTAACCCTGACAGACTCTGGGTCTCCCCATCtaattccttccctctccccagtgaTATCGAAAGGCaggttatttttctaaatttaccCCAGACTCTGAAGAGTTGTTCAAGGAGGCTAGTCTGCTTCCAGTGGAGACCACAGTAAGCTCGTGGCAGCTATGGCCAGGTAAGAAGTGACACTCAATCCCGTGGCCTCCAGAGGGATGAAGGCAGCTGCCTGCAGCTGATGTGAagaggggctgctggggggcTGCCTCCGCCCTGCGCAGGGGGGCTTAGCGCTAAGGGGGTGCTGCTGTAACGGTTCCCTTTTGGGAAGCACTGACTGCCTGTGGTCTCTCCTGCCTGGGCCGAGTCCGGTGCCCATCTAAGCAAGCCAACAACTCGGCTTTGTGGTACTGGGAATGTGTGCCACCCGGACTGTTGTCACCACGAAAGTCAAAATGAAAGGACAGTCAGAACCAGACATGGACTGATTGCCACCATTCAGTGGCTACTGGATCTGTTTATTACTGAACTGCTCCAGCCGGCCATACAGCCATATGACAACGACTGTGCCATGAAAGTTCTCCATTTGGAGCACTTTGGCTCATTTTCAGtagcagaattaaaaaaaaaaaatgtacacaacTCTGGCTGTCAGATGTTTGGATCGCTGTAGACATCGGTGGCTGAGCTGAAGGCTTAGAAAtataaaagtacagaaaatagTTTTCCTACTTCTTCGTTTCGGGCGTTGACTCTGGCTGTCGATGGGGAACGGGGCCGCTGTAGTCGACTGGGTCAGCGCTCTCTTTGTCTAAAACAGCTGGATCATTGAATCTCTTGATTTGCCAACACCAACCCATTTCACTGGAAGGGAAAAGGGCCGCTCagcccagggggctgggggcagagggcggGATGGTGGCCGGGACACAGGCACCCACCTGCCACTCCGACGTGATTCTCCACGAACCGGACGTAGTTCTGGGCCTGTGGGGGGAGGTCCTCCCACTTCCTGGCGCCCGTGGTGTCCGCCTTCCACCCAGGCAGTGTTTCATACTCGACCTCAACCTTCTGCAGTATCTCCTGGTTCGCTGGGGAGACAGAGGGTGGGGGGTGACCTGTGTCCCGAAGATGCTGGTGCTCGGATCACCCATTCGGGGGCCTGCTTGCTGCAACTCAGCCGGGGGCAGGGCACGCGGCCCTGTTTGGTTTTGTCagcagtggggcgggggggagtggtTCTTGGACATTGGCTGTACCCCTTCTAGACCAGGGGACACGTCCTCCCTGGACATGGAATTCCTAAGGGCTCTGTTAGCACGTTCACAGGTGACTCAGCCAAGGAATTCCGTGGACCCTGTTtggaaattctttctttctttctttttttaagattttatttatccatatatatacagagagagggagagagcgagtgtgcaaggggaggggcagaggagagagagaatccccagcagactctgccctgagcacagagcccaacgcagggctcaatcttgtaacgatcccgagatcatgacccgagcccaaattaagagttggatgcttaaccgactgagttcCCGAGGCGCCCCCTCTACGAACCTGGAAATTCTAAGCCCTGAAGTATGAAGGGATCTTGAAGGATCTCTGTGTCCTATTCTCAGGGCAAGTCCAGCCAGGACTCCGTGACTTCTGGCACGTGGCTCACAGTAGATGCCAACCATCCCTTATTGATGGAAGGTGCCAGAACAAGCTGTCTACCGAGGGGTCCTCATTGCATGCTCCCCTGGGCCCTGGACCCCTGGGGTCACGCCATACCCCCGCTGTGCCCTCTCAAAGGTCAGGGGTCAGTAGGGCGAGGGGACACAGGCCAAGAGGACTGGGGGGTCTACACATGGGCTCAGAGGAGAATGAGGCCAGCTCCCCCATGGCTGCAGGGAGGAAGCCGCTGGGGGGAGTGCGGTCAGAATGGGAACTGTGAGATCCAAGAAAATCTGTGTACTTTCTAAAAAAAAGGGTCGCATGGGAGCAGAAACCCCTTAGGTCTTAAATACCTGAaaaccatgttttctttttcttttttttttttttttaagattttatttatttatgtgacagagagacagccagagagagagggaacacagcagggggagtgggagaggaagaagcaggctcacagcggaggagcccgatgtgggactcgatcccggtacgccaggatcacgccctgagccgaaggcagacgctttaacgactgcgctacccaggcgcccctgaaaaccaTGTTTTCTTAAGTAAAACAGTCATCTTTACGTTTGCACGGAGCTTCCAGTGCGCCCAGGAGGTGGGCCTTGGCAGTGCTGAAGTGTCCCCCAGGGTCTGGGGTTAGCAGGGGTGGGCTCCCACCTGTTCCCACAGTCTGCAGACCCTTCCATTCTCCCCTTCCCATGCAGCGGACGTTAAAGTCTCCGCATCCCCATACCTGGGAAATAGGGGATCCTCTTCCCGTTCAGCTTGTACGAGACGCCGACTTTCACCTCGTCCAGGGCATCCAGGATGTCCAGTTTCGTCAAGGCCAGCCTGTCCCCAGACCAGCAGATGGAGAGGCACTGGAGAAGCTGCCGGCATGCTGGGCCTCCACCCTCGCTTCTCCCCTGTTATTTACAGTCGCCGGGAAATGCAGACGCGGTGGCCCCAGAAACATGCAGTGGGCTCGGGAGCGTGGCTGCTGCCTGGCCCAGGTCTCCTTATCTTGGGTGCCCCCATGTGACCCCGTTCCCACAGCGCCAGCCCTACTGACCCTCTGACAGGGCCACGTGGAGGGTCTCAGCCCTCCTTCGTGGCCAGTGGCCCCAGGGACACCCAGGGACTGCGTTGATCCACAGTTCTTCCTGGCACAGGCACTGTTCCTTCCACggtccctttccttcccccctcgttggggggggggggtctctctgtgcttcctgcgCCCGTGGTGGCCATGCCACCCTGTGCTCTGCTTTGCTGCGACCTCCGCACCTCAGCACTCAGAGCGCAGCTCTTCAGCACCTAGCCCCAGTGGGGATGGTGTGTCCCTCCTACCGcccagccccacacccagcagACCTAATGGAGATCTGCACACTCAGGTCCGGCCAAGCCAGGCCAGGTCCTGTGAAGAAGGTGTCGTGCCCCTGAGGACTACAGTGGAGGCCCTTGGTGCTGGGCTTACTCTCCCTGTCTAGACGCACGACTTTAACCTCCTGCAGGTGCCTGGACGCCCTCTGGCCCTCTGCGGTCACCGTCCCCGCACGCGCTCAGAAGCAGATGGCAGGCCGGCTCTGACGGCACCCACCGTTGTGGCCCTGCTGAGCAGAAGGGGAGACTCTGACCTGTACCCCGACACAGCGAACGTGCTGGAAAGGCTGCTTACGCGGTAAAGCCGTTGAGCATGTGAGCATATCTGAGGATCATCAGGTCCAACCAGCCACAGCGCCTCTTCCTGCCGGTGGTCACCCCCCACTCATGGCCACGGCTCTGTAGCAGGTCTCCAATTTCCTGCGTGACAGCAGAGCAGGTGCCCCGCGGCATGAAAGGGAGCCTGCGCCTGGCCGCTTCTGAGCTCCGCGTTCCTCtctgctgcctccccctccccttgccacGCTGGCCTCACACGCCCCTGCTCAGGACCAGAGCCGTGGGCCCTGGCTGCCAAGGGCACAAAGCTATGCGGAGAAAAGGCGGCAGCAGCATCCTGACGGGACCCCTGAGCCACACCGCCTGGTGCTGTGAGGGCCCGTGAGGCACTCCGCCTGCCTGTGGTGCTTCCCGGGAAAGCGGGGTCCACGGGAGCTTGTGTGCGGCGGGGCTGTTGGAGCGCACCGCCTCGCGTGCACCTGTGGATAcctgcctctgcccttgccctGTGTGTCTCCGCACAGCCCACCACTGGGCGCCCAGCACGGCCTCTGCGTCCGCCCGCCGGGTCCCGCTGGGGCAGGGGACTCACATTGATCTGCTCGGTGGGGAAGGCGCCAATGCCCACGCGTGTGGTGTAGGCTTTCACCACGCCGTAGACCTCGCCTATGTTCTGTGGGGGGATGCCCAGGCCCGTGCACACGCCACCCACGGTGCAGTTGGATGACGTCACAAAGGGGTAGGTCCCTGCAAGACAGAGCCGGTCAGGGGCTGCCTGCCACCCCTGCAGACCACCTCGGCCCGGGACTCCGGCTTGGCAGAGGGCAGTGGGTGGTTCGGCCTCCTGCACATCCCCTCGGTGGGGTTTCCAGAGCCGGTGGTCCCAGGGACCATCCCGGTAAGTGACCCACGTGGGCACCGTGCAACAGGCCACTGTGGCCCATGTAGGAGTCTGGGggtgaacagagggagaaggtTGCTCTTGGCTTGGATGGTGGGGCCTCCCCTGCCTGTACCATGTGGCCTCAGTGCtggtgtggcgggggggggggggggttgggacaGGACGGACAGAAGGCCCGCACGCATGGACACACTGGCTCTACCAAGCCTCGCTGGGAGCCCTGGCCGCACCTCTGGCCTCTCTCCCTTTCCGCCTAGGTCAGCTCTCTCACGTCCCCTCCCAGCTGAAGTAGGAAGATGAGGGGCGGCGTGATCCTTGTCATGGGCAGGGCGGCAGTGTGGCCGCGGAAGGCAGCCTTGCCACATCCGGTCAGTAGCCAGCCTGGTCCCCAGCAGGCAGGAACGTGGGGGTCATTGGGATCAGTCGGGCTGGGGACCTACCGAAGTCAATATCAAGGAGGGCTGCATTGGCACCTTCCACGAGGATTTTTTTGGGGGTGCCGTGGAGCGCCTCGTACATAAAGTAGACACCGTCTCGGACCATGGGTCGGATCCGCTCAGCAAAGCcctgtgggggaggcagaggaggctgCGGTGGGGCCAGGCCCCTCCTGACAGCCTGACACTTCCAGCACGTTCCTTTCCCAAAAGGTGCCTGTCCTGTACACCTGTCCTGGGACCTGGAACGACCCTCAGCCCCGTCTTGTCTGTGAGGTTTGAACTAGCCTCCTCCTGCAGCCAAGGGCTGAATTGTGGGTGTCCCCGCCCGGGTTCAGCTGTTGAAGTCCTGACCCCCTTCATCTCAGAACGTGACTGTATTCAGAGACAGGCCTTCAAAGGGGATTAAATTGAGGTCCCTGTATGAGTCAGCAAGGCCATCTTTATCCGTTACCCCAAATAGGACAGGGACAGCCTCTTTCCCCAGCACGTCCTGGGAAATGTCCCCTGTGGGAAAGCTAGGGACCTGGAGGTCTGTGGTCCCCAGGACAGCCAGCCACGCCATAGTCGTGCCTGGGACAGTGGCTCCCTGAGTGCTCTGTGGGCGTCTGACAAGGCCCTCGTGCCTCGTGCTTTGGTGAGGCCTGCTTACCACGCCCCCGCTGCGCCCTCCTCCCCCTTGCGCCCCCTGCAGCGCCCCCACCGCACCATGCCACACCTCCCACCCTGCTGCGCCCCTgtcgcaccccccacccccgcgtgCCCGCGCCCCTGCTCGACCTTGAGCCTTTTGAGTTGCCCTTCGACGTCCACTTCCAGGCTGGGGAACATGGACTGGTGCTGGCGGGCCAGGTTCTTGAATCTGCGGGGGCGACAGTGACCGCGAGCTCTTGCCCTGCCTGGGTGTCGGCGCCCTCGGCACCagacacagccccccccccccaggctgtgGGTGGCTCAGGTACCTGGCAGAAAACTCATCGAAGTCCGACAGGAGGTCGCAGACGCGGAGGCCCGTGCGCGCAGCTTTGGAAGAGTAGGCGGGTCCGATCCCCTTCCTGGTGGTGCCGATACTGGAAGACAGGGCGCTGTGAGCTGGGGGCCTGTGCGGAGCCCGGACGCTCAGGGTTCCAGGCCGGCACCCCGGCCCCTGTGTGCACCCCTATTACAAACAAGGGTCGAGCTGGGAGGGGCCCTCCTCAGCAGTCTGGGGGGCTGCGAGagcccactgccccccccccccccgctggctggctgtcagggATCCGGGGGCTGGGGCCCCCCCGCAAGTGGGTTCTGGGCCAGCCGTAACCCTCCCGTCGTTCCACGCCTTGGCTCTGAGACATCCTGTCTGCTTCGGGCCCCAGTTTCCCTCTGGCCGGGCACTGAGGATGCTGCTATCCTCATCTGCCGGCTGCTGCTCCAGGGGGCTGGGCGCGCTGGCCGTGCCCACCCCGTACCCACTGCCTGCCACCGCCCCAGCCTCAGGCTCAGTAAATGGCCTGCTCAGCCGTGCCACCTGTCACacttgtgtgtgagtgtgcgtgcagAGTCtgagtgtgcacacatgtgtgggtgcgtgggtgtgtgcacacatgggGCAAGTGAGCACATCCCTCGATGGGGCGGGACGGCCGTGGCTTCACCCTGTCCTGGCTTGGAgaaccagtgcctggcacattctCATAAATATCTTTGGAGGACAAAGGAACGGCCGTGGATGCTAGTGGGGCAAGGGGTTGGGTGGCTCGTGCATGTGGTCAGGCTGGGCTGGGATGCCCGTGGTcgtggtggcttcaaggggcccCTGTTCCCCTTTCGGCACACCCGGAGCTCCCAGACTCAAAAGCCACCCAGACAAGAGAAGCCCCTGGAGATACTCACTTCTTCCCCTCCTGGGCCTGCCGTTGCACTTCCTGCAGCCCGTCGACCGCCTGGTGAAAGTCAAACACTGCGCGGCCAGGTGAGTGTCCCCAAGCGAGAGACAGACACGGGGTTATGGAGCTGTCCTGCCCACGCCCGGGCTGCCCGGGACAGGTGGTCCAATTTAAAAGGGGACATACTAGAATCTGCCTCTGCCCAGCACAGACTCACACGTGACCGTGAGtccctttgggcctcagttttcccatctgccaATGGGGACCGTGATTCTGACCCACTGCCCACTTTGAAGTTCTTGGAGAAGACCTCATGGAGCTATGTGGGCTCAGCACGCCGGGGAGGAGGGCCACTGGGGGATGGCTGTTCCCATGGCAGGTGGGTGGTGCCAGCCCTGCGCCCAGCCCGGGTATGCTTACCAAGGTGGGCGCGGTCGGAGATGACGAGCCTCTTCTCCCAGTCCTTCAGACCTGCGGTCACGCGGTAGGCAGTCAGCCGTCGTGGGCAAGGCGGCCAAGGCTGGGCAGCTGGCCCAGCTCCCACCCAGGGCAAGAGTCCACAAAGTTCACGTGGGGTGTGTCCTCCCCTCATGGCCTCTCTCCCTGCTAAAGGCCCAGAATCTCACCCCCAGGGGCcgcccccacctctccctgagGGGCCTCTGTCCTGGCTCTTCCTGGTGCTCATGCCTGGGGTCAGGTTCTGGTTGGCTGTTCTCGCTCCTGTTCTCAACTCGAGCCCTGAGGCTGAGGCCTGTTTCCTCCTCGGACCCCATCAAGGTCTCAGGGATGCCACCTCTAGACAACCTTCACAGGGGGCAGCTTGCCCAGACACCCTGGCTGGTGGCCTCGGTCgctgcctgcctcctgcctccaggaACCTCAGGAACCACATTCTTCCTGTAGGTGTGGTCGGCCCAGCGGTCCCCAATCCTGGCCGGACATCTAGGTGTCCTGGCGGGCTTCATCAAATGCTAGGTCCCAGGGCCCCTTCCAGACTTCCTGAGTGTGACCCTCCAGGTGCCGCCCGTCCCCAGTGTCATGAAAGCTCCTCATAAACACTGAGGCCCACAGCCAGACTTTGGGGCCTTgggctgcccctctctctgcatcCTGAGGGCAGACCTGGCTTTCTGCACAGGCCGAGCCagcaggaggcaggtgggggccTGCCGAGCTGGGGAAACTGACCGCCCCCCATACCCCCAGGAACCCACACGGGAGGCGCTGGTCACCACGCTGCTAGGACTTTCCTGGGCCAGGGTGCGCGTGCGGACCTacctttcttctcattcttttctgcttcttcaaACAAGCCGGGTAAGTGGACAACCACCCCGTTGCCTGTAACACACCACAGGGGACTGGGTCGCATAGCGGACACGGCGACTTACGTcgaagggaattctgacacctgctgccAGATGGGTGGGCCTTGAGGACACTATGCTGAGTGACACAGGCGGGTCACCAAGGGACACACACCCGTGTGAGTCCACTCATAGGAGGTGCCTGGAGGAGCCAGATGCACAGGGACAGCAGGGGCGgcgccagggctggggagggggaccGGGTTAGTGCTGAATGGGGACAGAGTGTCAGGTTGgggagatggaaagttctggagacggacaGTGGCGGTGGGCGTGTGACAGTGTGAACGTGCTGCGTGCCCCTGAGCTCCATGCCTAGAAACGGCTGAGATGGTGAATTGATGCTGTGTGTATTCATGACAGTAGAAGAAATGTCCGAACCAAACGAAAGCACCAGGAGGCGTTTGCAGAGCCGAGAGCAGAGGAGTGCTTGAGGAGACTGGCAGAGGGGACTTCTTGGGATGAGGACGAGGCTCTCAAGCTGAACTGTGTTGGATTTCGTGGCCCGTAAATTATATCCCACTAAAGCTGGTGTAGTTTATTTGGCATGAAAATGGCATGAAAATGGGAAAGCAGGAGAAACGTAGCCCCCAACCCGAGCAGGGCCTCTGGGGAGCCGTGCCTTCCCTTTCCATGTAAAACTGAACTGTGATCCACAGCGGcagaggctgaggcccagagaaggaaggtgacttgccccaggtcacacagcatgtCGTGTGGGGTCCAGGCTGAAGCAAAATGCTAGACCGAAGGTGGCGGGGCTGGGCCACCTGCTGTCTTCTCAGGAGGAGCCCCCCGGCCCCGGTCCCCACCAGGGCTGCCGGTGGCACAGGCTCGGCCAAGGGAGACAGGACATGGGTCCAGATGGGAGTGGCTCAGACTGTGCAAGCCACGCCGAGTACAAAAGGTCACCTAAATGCCAGCGTGTCCTGAAATGACCACGTGGCAGGGTCCCGGGAATGTCGCAAGCCGTGGGGCAGCTGTGTGAGTTCTGGCACGTTCGCCCCCGGCTGAGCACGCTGCCGGCTGGGTTGACCCAGCTGACCCCCTCGGTGCTCCCGGGGACCACCCAGCCCGGGCTCTGGCTGCTGGCCCTGACTCACCCCAGCTCCTCAGACACCGGCCGGAGACCTCTCACCGAGCAGGGTCTCCTTGGCCTCGTTTCCCGCCAAGTGGGGCCCAGGGCCCAGCGGACGAGGCTGGGCCTGGAGAAGGCTGCAGCAGAGCCCCAGCCCGGGCCCCCACCCAGGGTGAACTGGGGGTGGTCGCCACGCCGTCCTCGCCCACTGAGCGGCCTGAGTCCGTCCTCCTGCGCAGCCTGACCGCACACAGCCCCTCAGCCGACACGACCCTCCCTTTGCCCGGCCCTATGCGCTCACTGGGCCCACACCCGCAGCTGCAGCCATGCTTCCCAGCCGGAGGGGGGGCAGGTAAGTCAGAGGGTAGTCGTGCTAAGTCGAGGTGGGAGCCGGAGGAATAGTCCTGGCCGCTGCGGGAGGGCGTCAGGCTGCCTGGCCGGGCGGCTATGCTAACTGCTCTGGGCAGGGGAGGCTCAGGCTAAGAGCCGAGGGCAGGACAGGCGGTCaggcctggaggccaggagggagggagggacggggagacagaggagagacagagacagagcaagagaccCCATAGTCCTGGAGGCCGGAGGTAcctggaagggcagggaaggccccagccccagggcaggggtgctgtggggagggggaggcaggcgaGCCCGCAGGCTGGGCCTCCATCCATGCAGCAGGAGTCTGGCCCCTGctcgagcacacacacacacatacacttgcCTGCACACCTGCACGTGCCCATCCACACAGCACGCTTGCTCACATACCAC contains these protein-coding regions:
- the ADSS1 gene encoding adenylosuccinate synthetase isozyme 1 isoform X2, with protein sequence MSGTRASNDRPPGSGGVKRGRLQQEAAATGSRVTVVLGAQWGDEGKGKVVDLLATDADIISRCQGGNNAGHTVVVDGREYDFHLLPSGIINTKAVSFIGNGVVVHLPGLFEEAEKNEKKGLKDWEKRLVISDRAHLVFDFHQAVDGLQEVQRQAQEGKNIGTTRKGIGPAYSSKAARTGLRVCDLLSDFDEFSARFKNLARQHQSMFPSLEVDVEGQLKRLKGFAERIRPMVRDGVYFMYEALHGTPKKILVEGANAALLDIDFGTYPFVTSSNCTVGGVCTGLGIPPQNIGEVYGVVKAYTTRVGIGAFPTEQINEIGDLLQSRGHEWGVTTGRKRRCGWLDLMILRYAHMLNGFTALALTKLDILDALDEVKVGVSYKLNGKRIPYFPANQEILQKVEVEYETLPGWKADTTGARKWEDLPPQAQNYVRFVENHVGVAVKWVGVGKSRDSMIQLF
- the ADSS1 gene encoding adenylosuccinate synthetase isozyme 1 isoform X1, encoding MSGTRASNDRPPGSGGVKRGRLQQEAAATGSRVTVVLGAQWGDEGKGKVVDLLATDADIISRCQGGNNAGHTVVVDGREYDFHLLPSGIINTKAVSFIGNGVVVHLPGLFEEAEKNEKKGLKDWEKRLVISDRAHLVFDFHQAVDGLQEVQRQAQEGKNIGTTRKGIGPAYSSKAARTGLRVCDLLSDFDEFSARFKNLARQHQSMFPSLEVDVEGQLKRLKGFAERIRPMVRDGVYFMYEALHGTPKKILVEGANAALLDIDFGTYPFVTSSNCTVGGVCTGLGIPPQNIGEVYGVVKAYTTRVGIGAFPTEQINEIGDLLQSRGHEWGVTTGRKRRCGWLDLMILRYAHMLNGFTALALTKLDILDALDEVKVGVSYKLNGKRIPYFPANQEILQKVEVEYETLPGWKADTTGARKWEDLPPQAQNYVRFVENHVGVAGGCLCPGHHPALCPQPPGLSGPFPFQ